A stretch of Hoplias malabaricus isolate fHopMal1 chromosome 10, fHopMal1.hap1, whole genome shotgun sequence DNA encodes these proteins:
- the si:ch73-54f23.2 gene encoding uncharacterized protein si:ch73-54f23.2 has translation MLGSAALTVVLLLADTLSTSHPDQLQCEGSFYRRSPPRHITDLGLETRCHHLEERTFTTLLHPDCPHSIHTALHLSPQNDWGKGTTHSKDESWSGQDSHMFIPALYKNNRHVAPSTWLSPLQKMDSLTAEHVESQVIPLCSKTEGEMYVQSGVGGLSECEGEMLWTVVCCAAPDASASFSIGMVMDGEGSLKVISVEELENLVGIGELFPGGCGQGGHEHLQVISQSIEDTMNKQLNAIKQEDESIEETLIEESLTEENANDTESENQESVLLYILSSLFSLLCAPLFLVISILTNFLSQVSYVLQEDAAVLASVPINCLIVVRDVACGVVSWTESLCNLLYTVVETVVGTFYFCISTLVGTFLLSCQELVTGIGTLMSDILGIATGVLELVWDLGGGSVESAGCGLFQYLETVCFETVHQVKTVGGGFMCLMWRSQRGLVHVLYTVSIVISGVLENAVENVQAACGGVENVCIGFLEVSTVVENVVQNVAEDIQEAV, from the exons ATGCTGGGGTCTGCAGCTCTCACGGTGGTCCTGCTGCTGGCCGACACACTCTCTACCTCACATCCAGATCAGCTCCAATGTGAGGGGAGCTTCTACAGACGATCTCCCCCGAGACACATCACTGACTTAGGGCTGGAGACGCGGTGCCACCACCTGGAGGAGCGAACCTTCACCACCTTGCTCCATCCAGACTGTCCGCACAGCATCCACACTGCCCTCCACCTCAGCCCCCAGAATGACTGGGGAAAAGGAACCACCCACAGCAAG GATGAAAGCTGGAGTGGTCAAGATTCCCATATGTTCATCCCAGCTCTTTACAAGAACAACCGGCATGTGGCCCCATCCACCTGGCTCTCCCCTCTCCAGAAAATGGATTCTCTCACTGCAGAGCATGTGGAGAGCCAGGTCATACCACTTTGTTCCAAAACAGAGGGTGAGATGTATGTCCAAAGCGGAGTGGGGGGACTGAGCGAGTGTGAAGGAGAGATGCTATGGACGGTAGTTTGTTGTGCTGCCCCAGATGCATCGGCTAGCTTTAGCATTGGAATGGTCATGGACGGAGAGGGCAGCTTGAAAGTTATAAGcgtggaggagctggagaaccTAGTGGGGATTGGGGAACTTTTTCCAGGGGGGTGTGGTCAAGGAGGCCATGAGCATCTGCAGGTAATTTCACAGTCTATAGAAGACACTATGAATAAACAGTTGAATGCAATAAAACAAGAGGATGAATCTATTGAAGAAACATTGATCGAGGAAAGCTTGACAGAGGAAAATGCAAACGACACAGAATCTGAAAACCAAGAAAGTGTCTTGCTCTACATCCTGTCCTCCTTGTTCTCCCTCCTTTGTGCCCCTCTATTTCTAGTCATCTCCATCCTGACCAACTTTCTGTCTCAGGTAAGCTACGTCCTGCAGGAGGATGCAGCTGTGCTAGCATCAGTGCCCATAAACTGTCTAATTGTGGTCCGGGATGTCGCTTGTGGTGTGGTTTCTTGGACTGAAAGCCTATGTAACCTCCTGTACACAGTGGTGGAGACTGTCGTGGGAACATTTTACTTCTGCATCAGTACATTAGTGGGCACTTTCCTGCTGTCCTGCCAGGAGTTGGTAACTGGAATTGGAACGCTAATGTCCGACATTCTGGGCATAGCAACTGGAGTTCTGGAGCTAGTCTGGGATCTGGGTGGAGGTTCGGTGGAGTCAGCAGGATGTGGTCTGTTCCAATATCTAGAAACTGTGTGCTTTGAAACGGTTCATCAAGTCAAGACCGTAGGAGGTGGCTTTATGTGTTTAATGTGGAGAAGCCAGAGGGGACTGGTTCATGTGCTTTACACAGTGAGCATTGTAATTAGTGGAGTGCTAgaaaatgcagtggaaaatgtgCAGGCAGCTTGTGGAGGGGTGGAAAATGTGTGCATTGGGTTTCTGGAGGTTTCCACAGTGGTAGAGAATGTGGTCCAGAATGTTGCAGAGGACATACAAGAAGCTGTTTGA
- the si:ch73-54f23.4 gene encoding zinc-binding protein A33 has translation MTLTLSLSFSLSLALSLSLSLSPLFNCALMCDVLKFRLSSLCTDKDTGMYNNHKKDTNNNLNKSLLEEQKEKLIQAIKKIKHEINECNDAENDTYAEAMYMESQFEVMEREIRAEFQNLHRFLDEEEERDLERLRKERDRRVKILKERERKISMQGRDLERAIETLNCKLKEEDSPKLLKEIKELLKRCEVNFIRPPPIDTEICSGQFVGPVQYRIWKHMKTSLYPNISTLTFDPETAHPLLTVFSGDTKVQFEEEKEFIEEEEKNPKRFYYYYCLMGREGFSHGRHYWEVDVGGKTAWRLGVARENIPRGEMDSSTEENGFWTLALKNGSILACTHPKPTLVRSATSPTRIGIFLDCDREEVSFYNAFTMMPLFSFSMGPLLMPVFPFYNPCDTDEGKNLAPLSIFHPLL, from the exons ATGACACTCACATTGTCTCTGtccttctcgctctctctcgctctctctctctctctctctctctctcctctttttaaCTGTGCCCTAATGTGTGACGTCCTGAAATTTCGTCTCTCTTCGCTCTGCACTGACAAGGACACTGGAATGTACAACAATCACAAGAAGGACACCAACAACAACCTCAACAAGTCTCTCCTGGAGGAGCAGAAG GAGAAGCTTATTCAGGCCATTAAGAAGATTAAACATGAAATCAATGAATGTAATGACGCTGAAAATGACACCTATGCGGAAGCCATGTACATGGAG AGTCAGTTTGAGGTCATGGAACGGGAAATCCGGGCAGAGTTCCAGAACCTACATCGCTTCctggatgaggaggaggagagggaccTGGAGAGGCTtcggaaagagagagacagacgtgTTAAGATActgaaggagagggagaggaagatcAGCATGCAGGGCCGAGACCTGGAAAGAGCCATCGAGACCCTCAACTGCAAACTAAAAGAAGAGGACAGCCCCAAATTACTGAAG gaaattAAAGAGCTGCTAAAAAG ATGTGAGGTGAATTTTATCCGACCTCCTCCCATAGACACTGAGATTTGCTCGGGCCAGTTTGTGGGGCCTGTTCAGTACAGGATCTGGAAGCACATGAAAACATCTCTATACCCAA ACATATCAACGTTAACCTTCGATCCTGAGACAGCCCACCCACTGCTTACCGTCTTCAGTGGAGATACAAAAGTGCAGTTTGAAGAGGAGAAGGAGTTtattgaggaggaggagaagaaccCAAAACggttctactactactactgcttgATGGGTCGTGAAGGCTTCAGTCATGGGCGTCACTACTGGGAGGTGGACGTTGGGGGAAAGACGGCATGGAGGTTGGGTGTTGCCAGAGAGAACATACCCCGTGGCGAGATGGACTCTTCCACCGAGGAAAATGGCTTCTGGACTCTGGCCCTGAAAAATGGTTCCATCTTGGCCTGCACTCACCCAAAGCCCACTCTTGTGCGGTCTGCCACTTCTCCCACCCGTATCGGGATCTTCCTGGACTGCGACCGGGAAGAGGTGTCCTTCTACAATGCCTTTACCATGATGcctctcttctccttctccatGGGACCCCTACTGATGCCAGTTTTTCCCTTCTACAACCCCTGTGACACAGATGAGGGCAAAAACCTTGCCCCTCTCTCCATCTTCCATCCCTTGCTCTGA
- the ino80e gene encoding INO80 complex subunit E isoform X2, whose translation MNGQAELDVDYKRKYKNLKRKLKFLVYEQECFQEELRRAQRKLLKVSRDKSFLLDRLLQYERVDEDSSDSDATASSESDGEGPREREAGKKRRSPGVPSLPSTSSTHLSLLPRSGSNPLQSSSQYLNTVLTPMASNYPAGSAPGSAGSGPFSWVPRQMLSGDAAEEEGESEGESDGEEERGEGEEAELVIDIPNE comes from the exons ATGAATGGCCAGGCCGAATTAGATGTGGATTACAAGCGGAAATACAAAAACCTCAAGCGTAAATTGAAGTTTTTGGTTTAT GAGCAAGAATGTTTCCAAGAGGAACTGAGAAGAGCACAGAGAAAACTCCTGAAGGTGTCCAGAGACAAAAG TTTTCTGCTGGACAGGTTGTTACAGTATGAGCGAGTGGATGAAGACTCCTCTG ACTCAGACGCCACAGCCTCCTCAGAGAGTGATGGAGAGGGtcccagagaaagagaggcaggaAAGAA GAGGCGGAGTCCTGGAGTCCCATCACTTCCCTCGACTTCAtccactcatctctctctcctccctcgcTCCGGATCAAACCCTCTACAGTCCTCGTCCCAGTATCTCAACACG GTGCTCACTCCTATGGCCTCTAATTACCCAGCAGGCAGTGCTCCGGGCAGTGCTGGGTCCGGCCCATTCAGCTGGGTCCCGCGGCAGATGCTGAGTGGAGACGCTGcagaagaggaaggagagagtgagggagaaagcGATGGAGAGGAGGAAAGGGGAGAGGGCGAAGAAGCTGAACTGGTCATTGACATTCCTAATGAGTGA
- the ino80e gene encoding INO80 complex subunit E isoform X1 gives MNGQAELDVDYKRKYKNLKRKLKFLVYEQECFQEELRRAQRKLLKVSRDKSFLLDRLLQYERVDEDSSDSDATASSESDGEGPREREAGKKRRSPGVPSLPSTSSTHLSLLPRSGSNPLQSSSQYLNTLPFPPDYLAPSAERMKKERKTKPSKQRKEPSGKVLTPMASNYPAGSAPGSAGSGPFSWVPRQMLSGDAAEEEGESEGESDGEEERGEGEEAELVIDIPNE, from the exons ATGAATGGCCAGGCCGAATTAGATGTGGATTACAAGCGGAAATACAAAAACCTCAAGCGTAAATTGAAGTTTTTGGTTTAT GAGCAAGAATGTTTCCAAGAGGAACTGAGAAGAGCACAGAGAAAACTCCTGAAGGTGTCCAGAGACAAAAG TTTTCTGCTGGACAGGTTGTTACAGTATGAGCGAGTGGATGAAGACTCCTCTG ACTCAGACGCCACAGCCTCCTCAGAGAGTGATGGAGAGGGtcccagagaaagagaggcaggaAAGAA GAGGCGGAGTCCTGGAGTCCCATCACTTCCCTCGACTTCAtccactcatctctctctcctccctcgcTCCGGATCAAACCCTCTACAGTCCTCGTCCCAGTATCTCAACACG TTACCCTTCCCACCTGACTATTTGGCTCCCTCTGCTGAGCGaatgaagaaagagagaaaaacaaaaccatccAAACAAAGGAAAGAGCCTTCAGGAaag GTGCTCACTCCTATGGCCTCTAATTACCCAGCAGGCAGTGCTCCGGGCAGTGCTGGGTCCGGCCCATTCAGCTGGGTCCCGCGGCAGATGCTGAGTGGAGACGCTGcagaagaggaaggagagagtgagggagaaagcGATGGAGAGGAGGAAAGGGGAGAGGGCGAAGAAGCTGAACTGGTCATTGACATTCCTAATGAGTGA